In a genomic window of Saccharothrix sp. HUAS TT1:
- a CDS encoding WhiB family transcriptional regulator — translation MNPEDYFEVIAADLDRFAAVPDEVLLEIVTRDGRCLWLVPVDESPEWDGEELTERELAARLCAECSARRACLELELRTAGAGTVGLWGGLSTEDRRALYPVWLSRRGQMGGSS, via the coding sequence GTGAACCCGGAGGACTACTTCGAGGTGATCGCGGCGGACCTCGACCGGTTCGCGGCGGTACCGGACGAGGTGCTGTTGGAGATCGTCACGCGGGACGGCCGGTGCTTGTGGTTGGTGCCGGTTGACGAGTCTCCCGAGTGGGACGGGGAGGAGTTGACCGAACGGGAGTTGGCGGCCCGGTTGTGTGCTGAGTGCTCGGCGCGGCGTGCGTGTCTGGAGTTGGAGTTGCGCACGGCCGGTGCCGGCACGGTCGGTCTGTGGGGTGGCCTGTCCACCGAGGACCGGCGTGCCCTGTACCCGGTGTGGCTGTCGCGGCGTGGCCAGATGGGTGGGTCGTCATGA
- a CDS encoding helix-turn-helix domain-containing protein — protein sequence MREAARLMRIAPATLYRAIREDAFPAIRVRTRYVVPARAVEEMARRAVDSGGVVDVVGMAAERRMAREAARLTGGASW from the coding sequence GTGCGCGAGGCAGCGCGCCTCATGCGCATCGCGCCGGCGACGCTGTACCGGGCGATCCGGGAAGACGCCTTCCCTGCCATCCGCGTCCGCACGCGGTACGTGGTGCCGGCGCGGGCGGTTGAGGAGATGGCCCGGAGGGCCGTCGACTCCGGGGGAGTGGTCGACGTGGTCGGTATGGCGGCTGAACGGCGAATGGCCCGTGAGGCTGCCCGGCTGACCGGGGGTGCCTCGTGGTGA
- a CDS encoding tetratricopeptide repeat protein has protein sequence MLSRWENGRVEVTDSGYQRLFREFYGRTNEELGFPPGHLNEPAEELRSRLIVARSIDRETLDLFQRQVNDLRNSDARFGAVVVLDQLNNLVRQMESVKTFSVSTQHRERLAAILTDARTLAGWTALDRGSQLQAWQYHEDAKVSAREADSPHLLAHATAQQAVILLDIGEPAGAVELLEYARNVAENQAPFLFRSWLAAAHGEGLAAAGRHDESLRAFDEAQTLLPTNSMDPELPHLMLNDGHLARWRGSALVRLADHNAVTNLEAAVRELETSPHSAIRAQLHMYADLAFAYATAGDSKGALNYAAKARQLASRIGSDRQRQRLAKLQLPEIGGPGVA, from the coding sequence ATGCTGTCCCGCTGGGAGAACGGCCGCGTAGAGGTAACCGATTCCGGCTACCAACGCCTGTTCCGCGAGTTCTACGGCCGAACCAACGAAGAGCTAGGCTTCCCGCCTGGACACCTGAACGAACCGGCCGAAGAACTCCGCAGCCGCTTGATCGTCGCACGCAGCATCGACCGCGAAACACTCGATCTGTTCCAACGCCAAGTGAACGACCTGCGCAACTCTGATGCACGATTCGGCGCCGTCGTCGTTCTTGACCAGTTGAACAACCTCGTCCGCCAGATGGAAAGTGTCAAGACGTTCAGCGTGAGCACGCAGCACCGGGAACGCTTGGCAGCGATCCTCACCGACGCCCGCACTCTAGCCGGGTGGACAGCGCTCGACCGAGGTTCCCAACTACAGGCTTGGCAGTACCACGAGGATGCCAAGGTGTCCGCCCGCGAAGCAGACTCACCGCATCTGCTGGCGCACGCCACAGCACAGCAAGCCGTGATCCTCTTGGACATCGGCGAACCTGCTGGCGCAGTCGAACTGTTGGAGTACGCGCGCAACGTAGCCGAGAACCAAGCCCCGTTCCTCTTCCGGAGCTGGCTCGCCGCAGCGCACGGAGAAGGACTCGCAGCGGCCGGACGCCACGACGAGTCCCTACGCGCCTTCGATGAGGCGCAGACACTCCTGCCCACGAACTCGATGGACCCCGAGCTGCCACACCTCATGCTCAACGATGGCCACCTAGCCAGGTGGCGCGGCAGCGCCTTGGTGCGTCTCGCCGATCACAACGCCGTCACCAATCTTGAAGCGGCAGTGCGGGAACTGGAGACGTCCCCACACTCCGCCATCCGCGCCCAACTGCATATGTATGCAGACCTGGCCTTTGCCTACGCCACCGCAGGCGACAGCAAGGGAGCACTGAACTACGCGGCCAAGGCTCGCCAACTAGCCTCCCGCATCGGCTCCGACCGCCAACGCCAGCGCCTAGCCAAGCTCCAACTACCCGAGATCGGCGGACCCGGCGTTGCGTGA
- a CDS encoding NUDIX hydrolase, producing MTEYPEGLRWKVHGERAIYDNRWVRLNLVDVEPPDGSRFEHHVVKLHNVAVALLLNEREEVLTLWRYRFAVNQWGYELIGGLVEEGEDPATTAAREAEEETGWRPIGEPKHIATFQPLPGMVDAPVNAYIWRNAEKVGEPTDAEEAARIEWIPIDRMLELIKRGEVLGSGAIVPLLFYLASRNAGSADLG from the coding sequence GTGACGGAGTATCCAGAGGGACTTAGGTGGAAGGTCCACGGTGAGCGGGCCATCTATGACAACCGGTGGGTCAGGCTCAACCTTGTTGACGTCGAACCTCCCGACGGTAGTCGGTTTGAGCATCATGTAGTCAAGTTGCATAATGTGGCGGTTGCACTGCTTTTGAATGAGCGCGAAGAGGTACTCACGCTGTGGCGGTATCGGTTCGCCGTAAATCAATGGGGTTATGAACTGATTGGTGGATTGGTCGAGGAAGGTGAAGATCCGGCGACTACGGCTGCACGTGAAGCCGAAGAGGAAACCGGTTGGCGGCCGATTGGCGAGCCTAAACACATTGCTACGTTTCAGCCGTTGCCCGGCATGGTCGACGCGCCGGTGAATGCCTACATCTGGCGCAACGCTGAAAAGGTCGGTGAGCCTACCGATGCCGAGGAGGCCGCGCGGATTGAGTGGATTCCGATTGATCGGATGTTGGAGCTGATCAAGCGCGGTGAGGTGCTTGGGTCGGGAGCGATTGTGCCGCTGTTGTTCTACTTGGCTTCACGCAACGCCGGGTCCGCCGATCTCGGGTAG
- a CDS encoding SAM-dependent methyltransferase, giving the protein MGERPDIDLTRPSAARVYDYYLGGAHNFAVDREMAEQAIGMWPELPLIMQANRAFLRRAVQFCVREGVTQFLDLGSGIPTVGNVHEVAREADPGSRVVYVDNDPIAVTYSRTILGDDARTTVVQEDLRRPAEVLARPEVAGLLDFDRPVAVMMVAVLHFVQDDPAEIVATYRDAVPPGSFLVVSHATQEGQTDQADEHSDLYRRRTATPMRMRSKAEVAALFDGYDLVEPGVVHLPLWRPASPEDVDERPERFAGLAAVGRKR; this is encoded by the coding sequence GTGGGCGAACGACCGGACATCGACCTGACCAGGCCGAGCGCGGCCCGGGTGTACGACTACTACCTGGGCGGCGCGCACAACTTCGCGGTCGACCGGGAGATGGCCGAGCAGGCGATCGGGATGTGGCCGGAGCTGCCGCTGATCATGCAGGCGAACCGGGCGTTCCTGCGCCGGGCCGTGCAGTTCTGCGTGCGGGAGGGCGTCACCCAGTTCCTCGACCTCGGCTCCGGCATCCCGACCGTCGGCAACGTCCACGAGGTTGCGCGGGAAGCCGACCCCGGCTCGCGGGTGGTCTACGTCGACAACGACCCCATCGCGGTCACCTACAGCCGCACGATCCTCGGTGACGACGCGCGGACGACCGTCGTCCAGGAGGACCTGCGCCGGCCCGCCGAGGTGCTGGCCCGGCCGGAGGTCGCCGGGCTGCTCGACTTCGACCGGCCGGTCGCGGTGATGATGGTCGCGGTGCTGCACTTCGTCCAGGACGACCCCGCGGAGATCGTCGCCACCTACCGCGACGCCGTGCCGCCGGGCAGCTTCCTGGTCGTGTCGCACGCCACCCAGGAGGGCCAGACCGACCAGGCCGACGAGCACAGCGACCTGTACCGGCGGCGCACCGCGACCCCGATGAGGATGCGCTCCAAGGCCGAGGTCGCCGCCCTGTTCGACGGCTACGACCTGGTGGAGCCGGGCGTGGTGCACCTGCCGCTGTGGCGGCCCGCGTCGCCGGAGGACGTGGACGAGCGCCCGGAGCGGTTCGCCGGGCTCGCCGCCGTCGGCCGCAAGCGCTGA
- a CDS encoding MarR family winged helix-turn-helix transcriptional regulator codes for MPVRESSARTTWSGLRTLHNRINAGLERALQRQFHFGMSEFTALCALADAPAGELRMQELTEVVGLNQSSVSRLVARLEQSGLTGREVCESDRRGVFSLITPSGREVHADALAFYDRTLAGIFDEVEADPELGPLLRKLRD; via the coding sequence TTGCCGGTACGCGAGTCGTCCGCACGCACTACGTGGTCCGGCCTCCGGACGCTGCACAACCGGATCAACGCCGGGCTGGAACGCGCGCTGCAGCGGCAGTTCCACTTCGGGATGTCCGAGTTCACCGCGCTGTGCGCGCTGGCCGACGCGCCGGCGGGCGAGCTGCGGATGCAGGAGCTGACCGAGGTGGTCGGGCTGAACCAGAGCTCGGTGAGCCGGCTCGTCGCCCGGTTGGAGCAGTCCGGGCTGACCGGGCGCGAGGTGTGCGAGTCCGACCGGAGGGGCGTGTTCAGCCTCATCACGCCGTCCGGTCGCGAGGTGCACGCCGACGCGCTGGCGTTCTACGACCGGACGCTGGCGGGGATCTTCGACGAGGTCGAGGCCGACCCGGAGCTGGGCCCGCTGCTGCGGAAGCTGCGCGACTAG
- a CDS encoding amidohydrolase, producing MILDLKVVGGRVVTMDPDRPAASVIGVWGGRVVGLDEDVADLPARRVVDLGGAVVLPGFVDAHTHLAWAGRAARTPDVSSCATVEQVLDVVRGAPRSSGWVEVAGYDHRALDRPLTSRDLDPVGPRIYVQDLSGHACVVSGDVLALLPPSVLGAAQRDAAGALTGFLAEGAQTAVRALRLPYALDDIAADVEAGARQCLREGVVMAAEAGVGGGLLGSSPLEVEAYQRASLPIRVQLMVSADRLEPVAAHAADGIGRAVPLGLRTGLGDDRLSIGPLKLWTDGGMMARTAALTWPYEGMETAGQLQDDPALMRAAILDGHAAGWQLAVHAIGDRAVDFALDSIAEAQRLVPRADARHRIEHCGLVRPEQLDRIAELAVIPVVQPTFLWAYGDDYAAIMGPERAPWLYRGRGFLDRGIVVAGSSDRPVADGKPLRAIQFMVERRSRQGGSIGPDEAVAVREAIAAYTVGAAYACRREGVLGSIAPGKLADFAVLDDDPLTCEVSGIGDIEVVATVVGGDFAHDPTGLAPA from the coding sequence GTGATCCTCGATCTCAAGGTGGTGGGCGGGCGGGTCGTCACCATGGACCCGGACCGGCCGGCGGCGTCGGTGATCGGCGTCTGGGGCGGGCGGGTCGTCGGGCTGGACGAGGACGTGGCCGACCTGCCCGCGCGCCGGGTGGTCGACCTGGGCGGGGCGGTGGTGCTGCCGGGGTTCGTCGACGCGCACACCCACCTCGCGTGGGCCGGGAGGGCGGCGCGGACACCGGACGTCTCGTCGTGCGCGACGGTGGAGCAGGTCCTGGACGTGGTGCGCGGCGCCCCCCGTTCGTCGGGGTGGGTCGAGGTCGCGGGCTACGACCACCGCGCGCTGGACCGGCCGTTGACGTCGCGGGACCTGGACCCGGTGGGGCCGAGGATCTACGTGCAGGACCTGTCCGGGCACGCGTGCGTGGTGAGCGGCGACGTGCTCGCCCTGCTGCCGCCGTCGGTGCTGGGCGCGGCGCAGCGCGACGCGGCGGGCGCGCTGACCGGGTTCCTGGCGGAGGGCGCGCAGACGGCGGTGCGGGCGCTGCGGCTGCCGTACGCGTTGGACGACATCGCCGCAGACGTCGAGGCGGGCGCGCGGCAGTGCCTGCGCGAAGGGGTCGTGATGGCGGCCGAGGCCGGCGTCGGCGGCGGTCTGCTCGGCAGCAGCCCGTTGGAGGTCGAGGCGTACCAGCGGGCCTCGCTGCCGATCCGGGTGCAGCTGATGGTGTCGGCGGACCGGCTGGAGCCGGTGGCGGCCCACGCGGCCGACGGCATCGGCCGCGCCGTGCCGCTGGGCCTGCGCACGGGTCTCGGCGACGACCGGCTGTCGATCGGGCCGCTCAAGCTGTGGACCGACGGCGGGATGATGGCCCGCACGGCCGCGTTGACCTGGCCGTACGAGGGGATGGAGACGGCGGGGCAGCTGCAGGACGACCCGGCGCTGATGCGCGCGGCGATCCTGGACGGGCACGCCGCCGGGTGGCAGTTGGCGGTGCACGCCATCGGTGACCGCGCGGTGGACTTCGCGCTGGACTCGATCGCCGAAGCGCAGCGCCTCGTGCCGAGGGCGGACGCCCGGCACCGGATCGAGCACTGCGGGCTGGTGCGGCCGGAGCAGTTGGACCGGATCGCCGAGCTGGCGGTGATCCCGGTGGTGCAGCCGACCTTCCTGTGGGCGTACGGCGACGACTACGCGGCGATCATGGGGCCGGAGCGGGCGCCGTGGCTGTACCGGGGGCGGGGGTTCCTGGACCGGGGGATCGTCGTGGCCGGCAGCTCGGACCGGCCGGTGGCGGACGGGAAGCCGTTGCGGGCCATCCAGTTCATGGTCGAGCGGCGGTCGCGGCAGGGCGGGTCCATCGGGCCGGACGAGGCGGTGGCGGTGCGGGAGGCGATCGCCGCCTACACGGTCGGTGCGGCGTACGCGTGCCGGCGGGAGGGCGTGCTGGGCTCGATCGCGCCGGGCAAGCTGGCCGACTTCGCGGTGCTGGACGACGACCCGCTGACCTGCGAGGTGTCGGGGATCGGCGACATCGAGGTGGTGGCGACCGTCGTGGGCGGCGACTTCGCCCACGACCCGACCGGCCTCGCCCCCGCTTGA
- a CDS encoding methionyl-tRNA formyltransferase, which translates to MRVVMFGYQTWGHRTLQALLDSEHEVVLVVTHPKSDHAYERIWSDSVADLAAEHGVETITRERPDDDELFQRLKEVEPDVIVATNWRTWIPPHVFTLPKHGTLNVHDSLLPAYAGFSPLIWALINDEKEVGVTAHVMDETLDAGDIVLQRAVPVGPRDTTADLFHKTLALFGPITVDGLAEIAKGRTDFAKQDRSKASFFHKRAEEDLRIDWTWEAEELDRLVRAQCAPYPSAFAFHRGKRLEIVEAEVSRQRYGGTPGRIFYREGDGVAIVAGAEARRGRNHALLVKRVRTEDGLELGASEYFTHMGGYLTSRP; encoded by the coding sequence ATGCGGGTCGTCATGTTCGGCTACCAGACCTGGGGTCACCGCACGCTCCAGGCGCTGCTGGACTCCGAGCACGAGGTGGTGCTGGTCGTCACGCACCCCAAGAGCGACCACGCCTACGAGCGCATCTGGAGCGATTCGGTCGCCGACCTGGCCGCCGAGCACGGCGTCGAGACGATCACCCGCGAGCGCCCGGACGACGACGAGCTGTTCCAGCGGCTCAAGGAGGTCGAGCCGGACGTCATCGTGGCCACCAACTGGCGCACCTGGATCCCGCCGCACGTCTTCACCCTCCCCAAGCACGGCACGCTGAACGTGCACGACTCGCTGCTGCCCGCCTACGCGGGCTTCTCGCCGCTGATCTGGGCCCTGATCAACGACGAGAAGGAGGTCGGCGTCACCGCGCACGTGATGGACGAGACCCTGGACGCGGGCGACATCGTGCTCCAGCGCGCCGTCCCGGTCGGCCCGCGCGACACCACGGCCGACCTGTTCCACAAGACCCTCGCGCTGTTCGGGCCGATCACCGTGGACGGCCTGGCCGAGATCGCCAAGGGCCGCACGGACTTCGCCAAGCAGGACCGCTCGAAGGCCAGCTTCTTCCACAAGCGCGCCGAGGAGGACCTGCGCATCGACTGGACGTGGGAGGCCGAGGAGCTGGACCGGCTGGTCCGCGCGCAGTGCGCGCCGTACCCGAGCGCGTTCGCCTTCCACCGGGGCAAGCGGCTGGAGATCGTCGAGGCCGAAGTCTCGCGGCAGCGCTACGGCGGCACGCCCGGTCGGATCTTCTACCGCGAGGGTGACGGCGTGGCGATCGTCGCGGGCGCCGAGGCGCGTCGTGGCCGCAACCACGCGCTGCTGGTCAAGCGGGTGCGCACGGAGGACGGCCTGGAGCTGGGCGCGTCCGAGTACTTCACGCACATGGGCGGGTACCTGACGAGCCGCCCCTGA
- a CDS encoding HNH endonuclease family protein → MSGKRSTAVVSALILLLLAGCGTGVLQPDPSSAPPGPTGPASPGDDPAAQLAALTLAPEGKMTGYSRDRFPHWSSQGDGCDTREVVLQRQGADVQIGAGCKVTAGTWTSAYDGVAVTEAGDLDIDHTVALAEAWRSGADKWTDEQREKFANDLGGLQLIAVTASSNRAKGDQDAAKWKPAVEAYWCTYARAVVSVKTLYALTVDEAERDALAAMLKTC, encoded by the coding sequence ATGAGCGGCAAGCGGTCGACCGCGGTTGTCAGTGCGCTGATCCTCCTGCTCCTCGCCGGTTGCGGGACCGGCGTCCTGCAGCCGGACCCGTCGTCGGCCCCACCCGGGCCGACGGGCCCGGCCTCGCCCGGTGACGACCCGGCGGCGCAGCTGGCGGCGTTGACCCTGGCGCCCGAGGGGAAGATGACCGGTTACAGCCGGGACCGGTTCCCGCACTGGAGCAGCCAGGGCGACGGGTGCGACACGCGCGAGGTGGTGCTGCAGCGGCAGGGCGCGGACGTCCAGATCGGCGCCGGCTGCAAGGTCACGGCGGGGACGTGGACCAGCGCGTACGACGGCGTGGCCGTGACCGAGGCGGGCGACCTGGACATCGACCACACCGTGGCGCTGGCCGAGGCGTGGCGGTCGGGCGCGGACAAGTGGACCGACGAGCAGCGGGAGAAGTTCGCCAACGACCTCGGCGGGTTGCAGCTGATCGCGGTGACGGCGAGCAGCAACCGGGCCAAGGGCGACCAGGACGCGGCGAAGTGGAAGCCCGCGGTGGAGGCCTACTGGTGCACGTACGCGCGGGCCGTGGTCTCGGTCAAGACGCTGTACGCGCTGACCGTGGACGAGGCCGAGCGCGACGCGCTGGCGGCGATGCTGAAGACCTGCTGA
- a CDS encoding CHAD domain-containing protein — protein sequence MSTSVHETERKYEAPGGTALPELADLPGVAAVAGPEEQRLEAVYYDTSDLRLARAGLTLRRRTGGDDAGWHLKLPAGVDTREEVRLPPGRAAKHPPKELGSLVQVHARGRELAPVARIQTRRERRQLVDAKGRLLAEVVEDLVTGQGSAEDSHVDSWREIEVELGERGDVALLDRVEARLAEAGIARSRSSSKLGRVLADRIATTTSPTGARKAVSAGDVVLAYLREQADKLKHEDPRVRRGGDDAVHQMRVATRRMRSALQAFGTIVERERTRALTEELKWLAGVLGEARDLEVLRARFEDGVAALDQELVLGPVPAQLTRHFAPLETAAHESVVTALDGGRYFALLDAVDALVVAPPFTPAARGKAAKVLPKLIDRSYRRLAKRAEEAHDDFGLHEARKAAKRLRYAVEVSEPAFGKQAAKYRKKLKAVQELLGEHQDGVVARPVLRELGAKAQLDGENGFTFGLLHGLETAAAQRVEDRFPAVWRDLGKPKLR from the coding sequence ATGTCGACGTCCGTGCACGAGACCGAACGCAAGTACGAGGCGCCCGGCGGCACCGCGCTGCCCGAGCTAGCCGACCTGCCCGGCGTCGCCGCGGTGGCGGGCCCGGAGGAGCAGCGGCTGGAAGCGGTCTACTACGACACCTCCGACCTGAGGCTGGCGCGGGCCGGGTTGACGCTGCGCCGGCGCACCGGCGGTGACGACGCGGGCTGGCACCTGAAGCTGCCGGCGGGCGTGGACACCCGCGAGGAGGTGCGGCTGCCGCCGGGCCGCGCGGCCAAGCACCCGCCCAAGGAGCTCGGCTCGCTGGTCCAGGTGCACGCCCGCGGCCGGGAGCTGGCGCCGGTCGCGCGCATCCAGACCAGGCGCGAGCGCCGGCAGCTCGTGGACGCCAAGGGCAGGCTGCTCGCCGAGGTGGTCGAGGACCTGGTCACCGGGCAGGGCTCGGCGGAGGACTCGCACGTCGACTCGTGGCGCGAGATCGAGGTGGAGCTGGGCGAGCGCGGCGACGTCGCGCTGCTGGACCGCGTCGAGGCGCGGCTGGCGGAGGCGGGCATCGCCCGGTCCCGGTCGTCGTCGAAGCTGGGCCGCGTGCTGGCCGACCGGATCGCCACGACCACGTCGCCGACCGGCGCGCGCAAGGCGGTGTCCGCCGGTGACGTCGTGCTGGCGTACCTGCGCGAGCAGGCCGACAAGCTCAAGCACGAGGACCCGCGGGTGCGCCGGGGCGGGGACGACGCCGTGCACCAGATGCGGGTGGCGACGCGGCGGATGCGCAGCGCGCTCCAGGCGTTCGGCACGATAGTGGAGCGCGAGCGCACGCGTGCGCTGACCGAGGAGCTGAAGTGGCTCGCGGGCGTGCTGGGCGAGGCCCGTGACCTGGAGGTGCTGCGGGCCCGGTTCGAGGACGGCGTCGCGGCGCTGGACCAGGAACTGGTGCTCGGCCCGGTGCCCGCGCAGCTGACCAGGCACTTCGCGCCGCTGGAGACCGCCGCGCACGAGTCGGTCGTCACGGCGCTGGACGGTGGGCGGTACTTCGCCCTGCTCGACGCGGTCGACGCGCTGGTCGTCGCGCCGCCGTTCACGCCGGCGGCGCGCGGGAAGGCCGCCAAGGTGCTGCCGAAGCTCATCGACCGCAGCTACCGCAGGTTGGCGAAGCGGGCCGAGGAGGCGCACGACGATTTCGGGCTGCACGAGGCGCGCAAGGCGGCCAAGCGGCTGCGGTACGCGGTGGAGGTGTCCGAACCGGCGTTCGGCAAGCAGGCGGCGAAGTACCGCAAGAAGCTGAAGGCGGTGCAGGAACTGCTCGGCGAGCACCAGGACGGCGTGGTGGCCCGGCCGGTGCTGCGCGAACTCGGCGCGAAGGCGCAGCTGGACGGGGAGAACGGCTTCACGTTCGGCCTGCTGCACGGCCTGGAGACGGCGGCGGCGCAGCGGGTGGAGGACCGCTTCCCGGCCGTCTGGCGGGACCTGGGCAAGCCGAAGCTGCGGTAA
- a CDS encoding beta-N-acetylhexosaminidase — MLLTEGAGRRGFGRALTALLFVGAVGTAVPAHAAPETPLQHIVPAPVQVTPRPGDAFTLSADTRIHTHPGSAAAKQVGEFLAGVLRPSTGYRLPVVPGASGRHISLLLVGADPSVGAEGYQLDVTRRGVLIRARTAAGLFAGVQTFRQILPAKVEAKTRQRGPWTAPGGRVLDHPRYAHRGAMLDVARHFFSVDEVKRYVDQLALYKINRLHLHLTDDQGWRLEIKSWPNLTAHGGSTEVGGGPGGFYTQEQYKDLVAYAAARHITVIPEVDLPGHTNAALSSYPELNCDGVAPPLYTGIEVGFSSLCIDKDITYRFVDDVLREVAALTPGRYLHIGGDEAHATTDPDYKLFMDKVLPLVAKHGKVATGWHEFIKAAPPASAVPQFWGTRTVAPDVVEAAARGNRIVLSPATKAYLDMKYDANTKLGLSWAGYTDVMDAYDWNPGAYVEGLPAEAVRGVEAPLWSETITNTADLEHLAFPRLPAIAELGWSPWSTHDWDRFKVRLAAQADRWDVMGVNYYASPQVPWKG, encoded by the coding sequence GTGCTTCTCACAGAAGGCGCCGGACGGCGCGGGTTCGGTCGAGCGCTCACCGCGCTGCTCTTCGTGGGCGCGGTCGGCACGGCGGTTCCCGCCCACGCAGCTCCGGAGACGCCGTTGCAGCACATCGTGCCCGCTCCCGTCCAAGTCACCCCGCGGCCGGGTGACGCGTTCACGCTCAGCGCGGACACCCGGATCCACACCCACCCCGGGTCGGCCGCGGCGAAGCAGGTCGGCGAGTTCCTGGCGGGCGTGCTGCGCCCGTCCACGGGCTACCGGCTGCCGGTCGTGCCGGGCGCGTCCGGTCGGCACATCTCGCTGCTGCTCGTCGGCGCGGACCCGAGCGTCGGCGCGGAGGGCTACCAGCTCGACGTGACGCGGCGGGGCGTGCTGATCCGGGCCCGCACGGCGGCGGGCCTGTTCGCGGGCGTGCAGACGTTCCGCCAGATCCTGCCCGCGAAGGTGGAGGCGAAGACCAGGCAGCGCGGGCCGTGGACCGCGCCCGGCGGCCGGGTGCTGGACCACCCGCGCTACGCCCACCGCGGCGCGATGCTGGACGTGGCCCGGCACTTCTTCTCGGTGGACGAGGTCAAGCGGTACGTCGACCAGCTCGCCCTGTACAAGATCAACCGGCTGCACCTGCACCTGACCGACGACCAGGGCTGGCGGCTGGAGATCAAGAGCTGGCCCAACCTCACCGCGCACGGCGGCAGCACGGAGGTCGGCGGCGGACCCGGCGGCTTCTACACGCAGGAGCAGTACAAGGACCTCGTGGCCTACGCCGCCGCGCGGCACATCACGGTGATCCCGGAGGTCGACCTGCCGGGCCACACCAACGCCGCGCTCTCGTCGTACCCGGAGCTGAACTGCGACGGCGTCGCGCCGCCGCTCTACACCGGCATCGAGGTCGGCTTCAGCTCCCTGTGCATCGACAAGGACATCACCTACCGGTTCGTGGACGACGTGCTGCGCGAGGTCGCCGCGCTGACGCCGGGCCGGTACCTGCACATCGGCGGCGACGAGGCGCACGCCACCACCGATCCCGACTACAAGCTGTTCATGGACAAGGTGCTGCCGCTGGTGGCCAAGCACGGCAAGGTCGCGACCGGCTGGCACGAGTTCATCAAGGCCGCCCCGCCCGCGTCGGCGGTGCCGCAGTTCTGGGGCACGAGGACGGTCGCGCCGGACGTGGTCGAGGCGGCCGCGCGCGGCAACCGGATCGTGCTGTCGCCCGCGACCAAGGCGTACCTGGACATGAAGTACGACGCGAACACCAAGCTCGGGCTGAGCTGGGCCGGCTACACCGACGTGATGGACGCGTACGACTGGAACCCCGGCGCGTACGTCGAGGGCCTGCCGGCCGAGGCGGTGCGCGGCGTCGAGGCGCCGCTGTGGAGCGAGACCATCACGAACACCGCCGACCTGGAGCACCTGGCGTTCCCGAGGCTGCCCGCGATCGCCGAGCTGGGCTGGTCGCCGTGGTCGACGCACGACTGGGACCGGTTCAAGGTCCGGCTCGCGGCGCAGGCCGACCGGTGGGACGTGATGGGCGTGAACTACTACGCCTCGCCGCAGGTGCCCTGGAAGGGGTAG